The following proteins are co-located in the Ancylothrix sp. D3o genome:
- a CDS encoding DUF459 domain-containing protein, which translates to MLKDGKFLLITCAVILTLIWVDFPWFLKSLVSQNLANEEIKQTAENIKIEGFRNQEQQFWNNIKELNSEPEEEPLPETPIEKVETTPSKKPTNTPKTTKPQKPYRRFLFVGDSIIYEVAIATQNNLIAKYNIKSIKLDYKISTGLNRIDFYNWYDRTSKLLKTYKPDVLVVMFGGNDDQDIRDFSGKYRTALTEPWKKAYQQRVDKYAKLISASSVRKVYWIGQPITSRTRYNTFFPIFNQIYKQVSQNYPKIEFISTWEILSVKGKFAPILPNKTGRKGYIKTADGVHFTPHGAGIVADTLIGEMQKDKILKTPPQKK; encoded by the coding sequence ATGTTAAAAGACGGCAAATTTTTACTCATCACTTGTGCAGTTATTCTGACCTTAATTTGGGTAGATTTTCCTTGGTTTCTCAAAAGCTTAGTTTCCCAAAACTTAGCCAACGAAGAAATCAAACAAACCGCAGAAAACATCAAAATTGAAGGATTCAGAAACCAAGAACAACAATTCTGGAACAACATCAAAGAATTGAACTCTGAACCAGAAGAAGAACCCTTACCAGAAACCCCCATTGAAAAAGTCGAAACCACCCCCTCCAAAAAACCAACAAACACGCCCAAAACAACAAAACCACAAAAACCCTACAGAAGATTTTTATTTGTAGGAGACTCAATTATCTATGAAGTAGCCATAGCTACTCAAAACAACTTAATCGCCAAATATAACATCAAAAGCATCAAATTAGATTATAAAATATCCACCGGCCTAAATCGAATTGACTTCTATAACTGGTATGATCGCACCAGCAAACTCCTCAAAACTTATAAACCAGATGTATTAGTAGTAATGTTTGGAGGAAACGACGACCAAGACATCAGAGACTTTAGCGGAAAATACAGAACAGCACTCACAGAACCTTGGAAAAAAGCCTACCAGCAAAGAGTAGACAAATACGCCAAATTAATCAGCGCCTCCTCTGTCAGAAAAGTTTATTGGATCGGCCAACCAATCACCAGCAGAACTCGTTACAACACCTTTTTCCCCATCTTCAATCAAATTTATAAACAAGTCAGCCAAAATTACCCCAAAATCGAATTTATCTCAACTTGGGAAATTCTCTCAGTCAAGGGAAAATTTGCCCCCATACTCCCCAACAAAACCGGCAGAAAAGGCTACATCAAAACCGCTGACGGAGTACATTTTACCCCACATGGTGCCGGTATAGTAGCAGACACACTAATCGGGGAAATGCAAAAAGACAAAATCCTCAAAACACCCCCCCAAAAAAAGTAA
- a CDS encoding DUF3747 domain-containing protein yields MKTNLGVKVVAFATAALSTLAAFSPINAQVLFGKKEVEQNKFIVVAQPLPNNLYKLLVFEQVSTQRACWSESGAQPATVEPLLLNFDFTGICGRSVDSNGYSIRMADQDLGWQYTLRLVPEGNDVLLVGVPAKDPNGPTVTIGRTFGVSNTFSKVVLNPGWRLTKRTYQDKTLGHVYFTSDTVLGGVPGGNTGGNTGGNTGGNTGGTLFADIRNDVYASEIDQAVTAGFVAGFKDNTFRPQETLTREQLVSMVVESLAKIPNVNVSFPTVVSARPYPDVETSRWSAAKIQWARDNNIISGYGDGTFRPSQTVTRAEMIAVLRRAAEKGKTMRGLPATLTPKQQAKVFNDTTGHWAADTISRMSGYCNVASAFNETGSAFYPNTETRRNYAAAATLRMLNCVKTDK; encoded by the coding sequence ATGAAAACTAATCTTGGGGTTAAAGTTGTTGCTTTTGCTACCGCAGCACTTTCGACACTGGCTGCTTTTAGCCCTATCAATGCTCAGGTTTTATTTGGTAAGAAAGAAGTTGAGCAAAATAAATTTATTGTCGTGGCGCAACCGCTGCCAAATAATCTTTATAAGTTGCTGGTTTTTGAGCAAGTTTCAACGCAAAGAGCTTGCTGGAGTGAAAGTGGTGCTCAACCGGCTACTGTTGAACCGCTTTTGCTGAATTTTGATTTCACCGGCATTTGTGGCCGCAGTGTAGATAGTAATGGCTATTCTATTCGCATGGCGGATCAAGATTTAGGCTGGCAGTACACTTTGCGTTTAGTTCCAGAAGGAAATGATGTGCTTTTGGTGGGTGTTCCGGCTAAAGATCCGAATGGCCCTACGGTAACAATTGGTCGCACTTTTGGGGTTTCTAATACTTTTTCAAAGGTGGTTCTTAATCCTGGTTGGCGGCTAACAAAACGTACTTATCAAGATAAAACTTTAGGTCACGTTTATTTTACCAGCGATACTGTTTTGGGTGGCGTTCCTGGTGGTAATACTGGGGGAAATACGGGCGGCAATACGGGTGGAAATACGGGCGGAACGTTGTTTGCAGATATCCGAAATGATGTGTATGCCTCGGAGATTGATCAAGCGGTTACAGCGGGGTTTGTAGCTGGGTTTAAAGATAATACTTTCCGTCCCCAAGAAACGCTGACTCGTGAGCAATTGGTTTCGATGGTGGTGGAGTCTTTGGCTAAGATACCGAATGTAAATGTTAGTTTCCCCACAGTAGTTTCTGCTCGTCCTTATCCAGATGTGGAAACAAGCCGGTGGAGTGCTGCAAAAATTCAATGGGCGCGGGATAATAATATTATTAGCGGCTATGGGGATGGCACATTTCGTCCGAGCCAAACGGTAACGCGGGCGGAAATGATTGCGGTGTTGCGTCGTGCAGCAGAAAAGGGTAAAACAATGCGCGGGTTGCCGGCTACTTTGACGCCTAAACAACAAGCAAAAGTTTTCAATGATACGACAGGACATTGGGCTGCGGATACGATTTCTCGGATGTCTGGTTATTGCAATGTGGCTTCTGCTTTTAATGAAACGGGTAGTGCTTTTTATCCGAATACGGAGACTCGCAGAAATTATGCGGCGGCGGCTACTTTGCGGATGCTTAATTGTGTGAAAACTGATAAGTAA
- a CDS encoding DUF167 domain-containing protein → MSIITVKVKPNSKKQAIQEEADGSLTVYLKSPPVDGKANQELIEVLAEKFELRKSQITIKAGLSSRNKLIEVED, encoded by the coding sequence ATGAGTATAATTACAGTCAAGGTTAAACCCAATTCTAAAAAACAAGCAATTCAAGAAGAAGCGGATGGCAGTTTAACTGTGTATTTGAAATCGCCGCCGGTGGATGGGAAAGCGAATCAAGAATTAATTGAGGTTTTGGCAGAAAAGTTTGAGTTACGCAAATCTCAAATTACTATCAAAGCCGGTTTGTCTTCTCGAAACAAACTTATTGAGGTAGAGGATTAA
- a CDS encoding CsbD family protein, translated as MSLEQRAAAVAKNIEGKIQEAASEITGDPKDKIEGQVKQEQAAAMHAKEDMKDSAKEMIDRA; from the coding sequence ATGAGCCTTGAACAAAGAGCCGCTGCGGTGGCAAAAAATATAGAAGGAAAAATTCAAGAAGCTGCGAGCGAAATAACTGGCGACCCTAAAGATAAAATTGAAGGTCAAGTCAAACAAGAACAAGCAGCCGCTATGCACGCAAAAGAAGATATGAAAGATAGCGCTAAAGAGATGATTGACCGCGCTTAA
- a CDS encoding MBOAT family protein, with protein sequence MALLITDMLINYSLLKLLSVKQTHRKLILILTITLNLFYLGVFKYFNFFADSLFAFLNSLNLQTSFPIIQIIAPVGISFYTFRIIAQFLDCYHYKILCPNLIDYSIYISYFPQIASGPIARPLEFYRQLNKPTKYNYEIADVIVLILSGLFKKYTLSSFLFNFTQLPFRTPQQYSSLDLILASFAYTGLIYTDFSGYSDLSNGISCLLGFKPVPNFNMPYQSRSLQEFWRRWHISLSEWLRDYLYIPLGGNRKGKTRQLFNLFLTMLIGGFWHGAGWTFIIWGSLHGIGLIVNHLWKETAKKLPFKSEIFAKIAPLINWLITFLFITFTWIFFNAVSLETAGLFISGIFTSPIKTIQFNYWQLYACLALILALNFYGDKFSHLFKQTLNRSHIIIQIAIISLCTYTILKLGPSTVPPFIYFNF encoded by the coding sequence TTGGCACTTCTCATTACAGATATGCTCATCAACTACAGCTTACTCAAACTGCTCTCTGTTAAGCAAACTCACAGAAAATTGATTTTAATTCTCACGATCACACTCAACCTTTTTTATCTCGGAGTCTTTAAATACTTCAACTTCTTTGCTGATTCCTTATTTGCCTTTCTCAATTCTCTTAATCTGCAAACAAGCTTTCCAATAATTCAAATTATTGCTCCCGTTGGCATTTCATTTTATACCTTTAGAATCATTGCTCAATTCCTAGACTGCTACCACTATAAAATTCTCTGCCCAAACCTCATAGATTATAGCATTTATATCAGCTATTTTCCTCAAATTGCCTCCGGGCCCATAGCTAGACCCCTTGAATTTTACCGACAACTTAACAAGCCAACAAAATATAACTATGAAATCGCCGACGTGATTGTTTTAATATTATCAGGCTTATTCAAAAAATACACCCTTTCCAGCTTTTTATTTAACTTTACTCAACTTCCCTTCAGAACACCTCAACAATACTCAAGCCTAGATTTAATACTTGCTAGTTTTGCTTATACCGGCTTAATTTATACTGACTTTAGCGGCTATTCCGACTTATCAAATGGCATCTCTTGCTTACTTGGATTTAAACCAGTTCCTAACTTTAATATGCCTTATCAATCGCGTAGCCTCCAAGAATTTTGGCGCCGGTGGCACATTAGTTTATCCGAATGGTTACGAGATTATTTATATATCCCTTTAGGTGGAAACCGCAAAGGCAAAACTCGTCAACTATTCAACTTATTTTTAACCATGTTAATCGGAGGATTTTGGCATGGGGCCGGTTGGACATTTATTATTTGGGGAAGCTTACACGGAATCGGCTTAATTGTCAATCATCTCTGGAAAGAAACCGCTAAAAAACTTCCTTTCAAGTCTGAAATTTTCGCCAAAATTGCCCCTCTAATTAATTGGTTAATAACATTCCTATTCATTACATTTACCTGGATATTTTTTAACGCCGTAAGCTTAGAAACTGCTGGCCTATTTATCAGCGGTATCTTTACCTCTCCCATCAAAACTATTCAGTTTAACTATTGGCAACTCTACGCCTGTTTAGCCTTAATTTTAGCCCTAAACTTTTATGGCGATAAATTTAGCCATCTCTTTAAACAAACCTTGAACCGCAGCCATATCATCATTCAGATTGCCATAATATCGCTTTGCACCTATACTATTCTCAAATTGGGGCCGAGTACCGTTCCACCATTTATTTATTTCAATTTTTAA
- a CDS encoding molybdenum cofactor guanylyltransferase, giving the protein MPQTNISLSAVLLAGGKSSRMGQDKALLAPKGIAMIRHCFDIAAAVCESVYVVTPWPERYQEILPKECQFVREEPLFGSTETHGPLVGLLQGLDVVESKYEWVLVLACDLPNLRLDVFEGWLNYLVNSPEEMMAFLPKDERGWQPLCGFYRRRCTVLMEEYIKKGGRSFQGWLQTVPVQELPLADRQILFNCNTAADLQQVATDNSPSFG; this is encoded by the coding sequence ATGCCACAAACTAATATCAGCTTAAGTGCGGTGTTATTGGCCGGTGGGAAAAGTTCACGGATGGGTCAAGATAAGGCTTTGCTGGCTCCAAAAGGCATCGCTATGATTCGCCATTGTTTTGATATTGCGGCGGCTGTTTGTGAGAGTGTTTATGTGGTTACGCCTTGGCCGGAACGCTACCAAGAAATTTTACCCAAAGAGTGCCAGTTTGTGCGAGAGGAACCGCTTTTTGGCTCGACAGAAACTCATGGGCCTTTGGTTGGTCTTTTGCAAGGTTTAGATGTGGTGGAAAGTAAGTATGAGTGGGTGTTGGTGTTGGCTTGTGATTTGCCTAATTTGCGTTTAGATGTGTTTGAAGGTTGGTTAAATTATCTGGTAAATTCTCCTGAAGAAATGATGGCTTTTTTGCCAAAAGATGAGAGAGGATGGCAACCGCTTTGTGGTTTTTACCGGCGCCGGTGTACGGTTTTAATGGAGGAGTATATTAAAAAAGGGGGCCGGTCTTTTCAAGGATGGTTGCAAACGGTGCCGGTGCAAGAATTGCCTTTAGCTGACCGGCAGATATTATTTAATTGCAACACAGCGGCAGATTTGCAGCAAGTCGCTACAGATAATAGTCCTTCTTTTGGCTGA